One window of Microcoleus vaginatus PCC 9802 genomic DNA carries:
- a CDS encoding GAF domain-containing protein, with translation MMAIPGVAVLALIYESSTSLVYRGHNEQNNQPVIIKLIKEDYPTPEELNRYKREYEITANLSQLDGVVKVYKLQQVRNSLAMILEDFGGESLKIFMASQKFTILGFLTTAIKVAETLGEIHGKTVIHKDINPSNIVFNPATGQVKLIDFSISTASNLENIPSKNHNFLEGTLAYMSPEQTGRMNRVVDYRTDFYSLGVTFYEILAGQLPFPTTDPMELVHCHIAKQPVPLAEIAPEIPQTVSDIVMKLLAKTPEERYQSAWGLKADLESCLFQWQTSGVVSEFPLGRQDISDKFQIPQKLYGRQREVETLLAAFERVAATNNRGYRTEDSQISVIKKESKSKKESPLSVLARGQHKSRSEMMLIAGYSGIGKSAMVKILDKPITRRRGYFIWGKFDQYKRTIPYSAVVSAFSELVRQLLTESEAQLAVWREKLRSSFGQNGQIIIDVIPEVELIVGAQSPVAELGPTESLNRFNLVFQNFIRVFCQPEHPLVIFLDDLQWADSATLKLIELMMTDEATQYLFLIGAYRDNEVSPTHPLMMTVETLRNQEAIINQIALSPLGVENITHLIAETLHSDRESVKPLAELVISKTDGNPFFVNQFLQTLYQENLLVFHPPQSGSKGGWHWDMTQIEQCAITDNVVDLMVQKLRKLPTSTQQVLRLVACLGNEFDLNTLSLIHEKEASETFSHLLPAIKSGLILPTSELESKSLDYVMFPLLILNYKFLHDRVQQAAYALIDDSQKKAVHLKIGRQILENTPAEYRADRIFELVDHLNVARSLIKDDRELIELATLNLDAARRAKDATAYVAALQYLTAGMDGLSADIWDAHYDLAFALHMERANVEYLNGYFEKSEEFINITLEKARSPLEKVEIYNLLIVQYTLRAKYEEAVKAGIQALDLLGIDLPLDGLQKVISEEFAAATNILAGREIASLIDAPEMTVPDKKVAVKLITNLLTSAYLKNPDLWKVSVLKGVNLSLQYGLVPEASLCYAGYGMFLNAVSGDYKAAYQFGLLSLNLSEKSGNIGLKCRACSSLVSIFYYWFNHIKDSHAISNEGYQAALESGDLEYAGYILSNRIANSFFQGKEISQILADTSRYLQFSQKTKNQLVTDILLGVELILRNLSKLTPEKFVFESEDISEAEYVHNCQAHQNLYSLCLYQIRKCQVMYWYGNFNEALQLAFEVEKQLSFITGAIPATEWNFFFSLTLAAVFPNVSEDKQKEYLEKLEENQKQMKIWADNCAENFLHKYLLVQAEIARISKKDSEAVELYDFSINLAQDNEFVQNEALANELAAKFWLSKGKYQYAKIHLREAHSCYLRWGAVRKVEDLEQKYPQLREMTPLNGSFNNNQTTTTIHTSTGSDARVLDLATVMKASLAISSEIVLDKLLASLMRISLENAGAQLGFLILVRDGQLLISAKASVFAEDVAVLQFTPVGDYHDLPVTVINYVERTRSDLVLSNAAAEGLFTADPYIAKHQLQSILCTPIINQGKLIGILYLENNLTVGAFTPHRLEVLRLLSSQVAISLENALLYNSVEQKVQERTQELNEKNERLEQTLRELKLTQAQLIQTEKMSSLGQMVAGVAHEINNPVSFIYGNLNPASEYVKDLLKLIELYQQHYPEPADEILEEIETIELEFLSEDLQKLLDSMKVGAERIRDIVLSLRNFSRLDEAQMKSVDIHQGIDSTVMLLQPRLRKEGGRLGIEVIKNYSTLPLITCYASQLNQVFMNILTNAIDALLVARDCPENSHQQPTITISTEVTDRNSAIIRIADSGPGMSTEVLHKIFDPFFTTKPVGSGTGLGLSISHSIVVSSHGGKLTCVSAPGEGSEFIIEIPIAPRQVL, from the coding sequence ATTTACAATTTTAGGATTTCTGACTACGGCAATCAAAGTTGCTGAAACATTGGGAGAAATTCACGGAAAAACAGTAATTCATAAAGATATAAACCCCTCTAATATAGTTTTTAATCCTGCTACAGGACAAGTGAAACTCATAGATTTCAGCATCTCAACAGCATCTAACCTGGAAAATATTCCCAGTAAAAATCACAATTTTTTAGAAGGCACTTTAGCCTATATGTCGCCCGAACAAACCGGTAGAATGAACCGGGTAGTAGATTACCGCACCGACTTTTATTCGCTCGGCGTGACCTTCTATGAAATCCTGGCAGGACAACTCCCTTTTCCCACTACAGATCCCATGGAGTTAGTTCACTGTCACATTGCCAAACAGCCAGTACCTCTCGCTGAAATTGCACCAGAAATTCCTCAAACTGTTTCAGATATTGTGATGAAATTGTTAGCAAAAACTCCTGAGGAGCGCTATCAAAGTGCTTGGGGACTAAAAGCAGATTTGGAATCCTGCCTGTTTCAGTGGCAAACATCTGGGGTTGTTTCTGAGTTTCCTCTCGGTCGCCAAGATATTTCCGACAAATTTCAAATACCTCAAAAACTTTACGGCAGACAGCGAGAAGTTGAAACTCTTTTAGCGGCATTTGAACGGGTAGCAGCAACAAATAATCGAGGCTACCGCACCGAAGATTCCCAAATTTCTGTCATCAAAAAAGAGAGCAAATCGAAAAAAGAAAGTCCCTTGTCAGTCCTGGCGAGAGGACAGCATAAATCCCGCAGCGAGATGATGCTGATTGCCGGTTATTCTGGCATTGGCAAATCGGCAATGGTCAAGATTTTAGACAAACCTATTACCCGCAGGCGTGGATATTTTATTTGGGGAAAGTTTGACCAGTATAAGCGGACTATTCCTTACTCTGCGGTTGTCAGCGCTTTTTCGGAATTGGTGCGGCAACTGTTAACTGAAAGTGAGGCTCAATTAGCAGTTTGGCGCGAAAAACTCCGCAGTTCCTTCGGTCAAAACGGACAAATTATTATTGATGTTATTCCCGAAGTTGAACTAATTGTCGGAGCTCAGTCTCCTGTAGCTGAATTGGGGCCGACGGAATCTCTGAACCGCTTTAATTTAGTATTTCAAAATTTCATTCGGGTATTTTGCCAGCCAGAACATCCCCTGGTCATTTTTCTCGACGATTTGCAGTGGGCTGATTCGGCTACTCTCAAGCTGATCGAATTGATGATGACAGATGAAGCTACGCAATATCTGTTTTTAATTGGTGCTTATCGGGATAATGAAGTTAGTCCTACTCATCCTTTAATGATGACAGTGGAGACACTGCGAAATCAGGAAGCTATCATTAATCAGATTGCTTTGTCGCCGCTGGGGGTGGAAAACATAACTCATTTGATTGCGGAGACTTTGCACAGCGATCGAGAATCGGTCAAACCGTTAGCTGAATTGGTAATCAGCAAAACCGACGGCAATCCTTTTTTTGTAAATCAATTTTTGCAAACATTGTATCAGGAAAACCTGTTAGTTTTTCACCCGCCACAGTCGGGTAGTAAGGGCGGCTGGCATTGGGACATGACTCAAATTGAGCAGTGCGCTATCACTGACAATGTAGTGGATTTGATGGTACAAAAATTGAGAAAGCTGCCAACTTCAACGCAGCAAGTTTTGCGTTTAGTGGCTTGTTTGGGCAACGAATTTGACTTAAATACTCTTTCTTTAATTCATGAAAAAGAAGCGTCGGAAACTTTTTCTCATTTGTTGCCCGCGATTAAGTCGGGATTGATCCTGCCAACTTCAGAATTGGAAAGCAAGTCATTAGATTACGTGATGTTTCCGCTATTAATTCTGAATTATAAATTTTTGCATGATCGCGTACAGCAAGCAGCTTACGCTTTAATCGACGACTCGCAAAAAAAGGCAGTTCATCTGAAAATAGGCAGGCAAATCTTAGAAAACACTCCGGCTGAATATCGCGCTGACAGAATCTTTGAATTAGTCGATCACTTGAATGTAGCTCGATCGCTAATTAAAGACGATCGAGAATTAATTGAACTGGCAACGCTGAATTTAGACGCCGCCCGCAGAGCCAAAGATGCCACTGCTTATGTTGCTGCCTTGCAGTATTTGACCGCAGGCATGGACGGTTTGAGCGCCGATATTTGGGATGCCCACTACGATTTAGCCTTTGCCTTGCACATGGAGCGGGCAAATGTTGAGTATTTAAACGGTTATTTCGAGAAGTCTGAAGAATTTATTAATATAACTCTGGAAAAAGCGCGATCGCCCTTAGAAAAGGTAGAAATTTACAACCTGCTGATCGTCCAGTACACCCTGCGGGCGAAGTACGAAGAAGCCGTTAAAGCCGGAATCCAAGCTTTGGACTTGCTAGGCATTGACTTGCCGCTAGACGGGCTACAAAAAGTCATATCCGAAGAATTTGCAGCAGCTACAAATATTTTAGCAGGTAGAGAAATAGCTTCCCTAATTGACGCCCCCGAAATGACTGTACCCGACAAAAAAGTGGCAGTCAAATTAATTACAAACTTGCTGACATCGGCGTACCTCAAAAATCCAGACTTGTGGAAAGTCAGCGTTTTAAAAGGAGTCAATCTTTCTCTACAATACGGTTTAGTACCCGAAGCCTCTCTTTGCTATGCTGGCTACGGTATGTTCTTAAACGCAGTTTCCGGAGATTACAAAGCTGCGTATCAATTCGGCTTGCTCTCGCTGAATCTCAGCGAAAAATCTGGCAATATCGGCTTGAAGTGCAGAGCTTGTTCATCCCTGGTCAGTATTTTTTATTACTGGTTCAATCACATCAAAGATTCCCACGCAATCAGCAATGAAGGATATCAAGCAGCTTTAGAATCTGGAGATTTAGAGTATGCGGGTTATATCCTGTCCAACCGCATAGCTAACTCATTTTTTCAAGGTAAAGAAATCTCGCAAATTCTGGCAGACACGAGCAGATATTTGCAGTTCAGCCAAAAAACCAAAAATCAGCTCGTAACCGATATATTATTAGGGGTAGAGTTAATCCTGCGTAACTTGAGCAAACTAACTCCTGAAAAGTTTGTATTTGAAAGCGAAGATATCAGCGAAGCTGAATACGTACACAACTGTCAAGCTCATCAAAATTTGTACTCGCTCTGCCTTTATCAGATTCGCAAATGCCAGGTAATGTACTGGTACGGCAACTTCAACGAAGCGCTACAACTAGCTTTTGAAGTAGAAAAACAGCTATCTTTTATTACCGGAGCGATACCCGCTACCGAATGGAATTTTTTCTTTTCTCTAACTTTAGCCGCCGTTTTCCCCAATGTTTCAGAAGACAAGCAAAAGGAATACTTGGAAAAGTTAGAGGAAAACCAAAAACAGATGAAAATTTGGGCAGACAACTGTGCCGAAAATTTTCTGCACAAGTATCTTTTAGTACAAGCAGAAATAGCCAGAATTTCCAAGAAAGATTCAGAAGCTGTAGAATTGTACGATTTCTCTATAAATTTAGCCCAAGACAATGAGTTTGTCCAAAATGAAGCCCTAGCTAATGAACTAGCAGCTAAGTTTTGGTTGAGTAAAGGCAAGTATCAATATGCCAAAATCCACTTGCGCGAAGCTCACTCGTGCTACTTGCGCTGGGGTGCAGTTCGCAAAGTAGAAGATTTAGAACAGAAGTATCCGCAGTTGCGGGAAATGACGCCTCTCAACGGAAGTTTTAACAACAATCAAACTACCACAACTATTCATACTTCTACTGGCAGCGATGCGAGAGTGCTGGATTTGGCAACGGTAATGAAAGCATCTCTGGCGATTTCTAGCGAAATTGTGCTCGATAAGTTGCTGGCTTCTTTGATGAGAATCTCCTTAGAAAATGCAGGTGCTCAATTAGGTTTTCTGATTTTAGTTAGAGATGGTCAACTGTTGATTTCAGCTAAAGCGTCAGTATTTGCTGAAGATGTAGCTGTGCTGCAATTTACGCCTGTTGGAGACTATCATGATTTACCTGTGACGGTGATTAATTATGTGGAAAGGACTCGCTCGGATTTGGTGTTGAGCAATGCGGCGGCTGAGGGACTATTCACAGCAGATCCTTACATCGCTAAACACCAACTGCAATCTATTTTGTGTACTCCAATCATCAATCAAGGCAAACTAATCGGCATTCTTTATTTAGAAAACAATTTGACTGTCGGAGCATTTACTCCCCACAGATTGGAAGTTTTAAGGTTGCTTTCTTCCCAAGTGGCTATTTCTTTGGAAAATGCTCTGCTTTACAATTCTGTGGAACAGAAAGTGCAAGAACGGACGCAGGAGTTAAATGAAAAGAACGAGCGTTTAGAACAAACTTTGCGCGAACTTAAACTAACTCAAGCTCAATTAATCCAAACGGAAAAAATGTCTAGTTTGGGGCAAATGGTCGCTGGTGTAGCTCACGAAATTAATAATCCTGTAAGTTTCATCTACGGCAATCTTAATCCGGCTAGCGAATACGTTAAAGACTTGCTAAAATTGATTGAGCTTTATCAGCAGCACTATCCAGAACCGGCTGATGAAATTCTAGAAGAAATAGAAACAATTGAGCTGGAATTTTTGAGCGAGGATTTGCAAAAGCTCCTGGATTCCATGAAAGTAGGAGCGGAAAGAATCCGGGATATTGTGCTAAGCTTGCGGAATTTTTCGCGCCTCGACGAAGCGCAAATGAAGTCGGTAGATATCCATCAAGGCATCGACAGTACGGTGATGTTGCTGCAACCGCGCCTGAGAAAAGAGGGCGGGCGTTTGGGAATTGAGGTGATTAAAAATTACAGCACGCTACCCCTAATTACTTGTTATGCGTCTCAGTTGAATCAGGTATTTATGAATATTTTGACAAATGCGATTGATGCTCTCCTCGTAGCAAGAGATTGCCCGGAAAACTCTCATCAACAGCCTACGATTACAATTTCTACAGAGGTGACAGACAGGAATTCTGCCATAATTAGAATTGCCGACAGCGGGCCAGGGATGAGCACTGAGGTGCTGCACAAGATATTCGATCCATTTTTTACAACTAAACCCGTGGGTTCAGGAACGGGTTTGGGATTGTCTATTTCTCACTCGATTGTTGTCAGTTCTCACGGCGGAAAATTGACTTGCGTTTCTGCACCAGGAGAAGGGAGCGAGTTTATTATTGAAATTCCGATCGCCCCCAGGCAAGTTTTGTAA